The following proteins come from a genomic window of Mammaliicoccus sp. Marseille-Q6498:
- a CDS encoding undecaprenyl-diphosphate phosphatase: MFIIELIKAIILGIVEGLTEFAPVSSTGHQILVDDMWLKSTEFLGSESAFTFKVVIQLGSILAAAWIFRSRYIEMLHVKKNEQKKHHLKLSHIIVGLVPAGILGLLFDDFIEQHLFSVPTVLIGLFLGAVYMIAADIYSKRVTTPHKVDDMNYPKAFVIGLSQAIAMWPGFSRSGSTISTGVFLKLDHKAASDFTFMMAVPIMFAASAKALLGNLKFITLDQIPFYIVGFIAAFIFGLISIKVFLKLINRVKLIPFAIYRIILVIVIAIAYFGFGIGQGIG, translated from the coding sequence ATGTTTATAATAGAATTAATTAAAGCAATTATTTTAGGTATTGTAGAAGGTTTAACAGAGTTTGCACCTGTTTCATCAACTGGACATCAAATTTTAGTAGATGATATGTGGTTAAAATCAACTGAATTCCTTGGCAGTGAATCAGCATTTACATTCAAAGTTGTCATTCAGCTTGGTTCTATTTTAGCTGCAGCTTGGATTTTCAGAAGTAGATATATAGAAATGTTACATGTGAAGAAAAACGAACAAAAGAAACATCATTTGAAACTTTCTCACATTATTGTAGGTTTAGTTCCAGCAGGTATACTTGGATTATTGTTTGATGACTTTATTGAACAACATCTTTTCAGTGTTCCAACTGTATTAATCGGTTTATTCCTTGGTGCTGTTTACATGATAGCTGCTGACATTTACTCTAAACGTGTCACAACACCACACAAAGTAGATGATATGAACTATCCTAAAGCTTTTGTAATAGGATTATCACAAGCAATTGCAATGTGGCCAGGATTTAGCCGTTCAGGTTCAACTATTTCAACAGGTGTATTCTTAAAATTAGATCATAAAGCTGCTTCAGACTTTACATTTATGATGGCAGTACCTATTATGTTTGCAGCAAGTGCAAAAGCATTATTAGGAAACTTAAAATTTATTACACTAGACCAAATACCATTTTACATTGTCGGTTTCATCGCAGCATTTATTTTCGGACTGATTTCAATCAAAGTATTCTTGAAATTAATTAACAGAGTTAAATTAATACCTTTCGCTATATACCGCATCATTTTAGTTATCGTAATAGCGATAGCATATTTCGGATTTGGTATCGGTCAAGGTATAGGTTAA
- a CDS encoding aldehyde dehydrogenase family protein: MAFDFPTAANAKYKVKDKYQNFIGGKWVDPINGDYFDNGSPVTGEIYAKIPRSTKEDVDEAVKAAHKAQAEWAKKSPAEHSQLLLDIADRIEENLEELAVIETFDNGKPIRECLAADLPLVVDHFRYFAGVVRAEEGSISQIDNDTVAYHFKEPIGVVGQIIPWNFPLLMATWKLAPAIVTGNAVVLKPAEQTPVSILHFMELIQDLLPEGLINVVNGFGAEAGQALATHENINKVAFTGETTTGRIIMQNASQNLIPVTLELGGKSPNIFFKDIMDEDDDFLDKAVEGLVMFALNQGEVCTCPSRALVHEDIYDKFIEKCIKRVNEIKVGNPLDPETMIGAQTSEEQAEKIKSYLDIGKQEGAEILVGGNVRKESGELENGFYIEPTIFKGTQDMRIFQEEIFGPVLSLATFKNDEEALEMANDTLYGLGAGIWTRNQNRAYRFGRGIQAGRVWVNNYHTYPAHSAFGGYKMSGIGRENHKMMLDHYQQTKNLLISYDEKPAGLF; this comes from the coding sequence ATGGCTTTTGATTTTCCAACTGCAGCAAATGCAAAATATAAGGTTAAAGATAAGTATCAGAACTTTATTGGTGGTAAATGGGTTGATCCGATAAATGGGGATTATTTTGACAATGGTTCGCCTGTAACGGGTGAAATTTATGCTAAAATTCCGCGTTCAACGAAGGAAGATGTTGATGAAGCGGTAAAAGCTGCGCATAAAGCTCAAGCAGAGTGGGCAAAGAAATCTCCAGCTGAGCATTCGCAATTACTCTTAGATATAGCAGATCGTATAGAAGAAAATTTAGAAGAACTAGCTGTAATTGAAACATTTGATAATGGTAAACCAATCAGAGAGTGTTTAGCAGCGGATTTACCTTTAGTGGTCGATCATTTTAGATATTTCGCAGGTGTGGTTAGAGCTGAAGAAGGTTCTATTTCACAAATTGATAATGATACAGTAGCGTATCATTTTAAAGAACCGATTGGCGTTGTAGGTCAAATTATTCCATGGAATTTCCCATTACTGATGGCGACTTGGAAATTAGCTCCGGCAATTGTTACAGGCAATGCTGTTGTGCTTAAACCTGCTGAACAAACGCCTGTATCTATTCTACATTTTATGGAATTGATACAAGATTTATTACCTGAAGGATTAATTAATGTAGTAAATGGTTTTGGTGCGGAAGCTGGTCAAGCATTAGCGACACATGAAAATATTAACAAAGTGGCGTTTACTGGTGAAACTACTACAGGACGTATTATCATGCAAAATGCTAGTCAAAACTTAATTCCTGTAACTTTAGAATTAGGTGGTAAATCTCCAAACATCTTCTTTAAAGATATTATGGATGAAGATGATGACTTCTTAGACAAAGCAGTAGAAGGTTTAGTCATGTTTGCTTTAAACCAAGGTGAAGTATGTACGTGTCCTTCAAGAGCATTAGTTCATGAAGATATTTATGATAAGTTTATCGAAAAATGTATTAAACGTGTAAATGAAATTAAGGTGGGTAATCCTCTTGATCCAGAAACAATGATCGGTGCTCAAACTTCTGAAGAGCAAGCTGAAAAAATTAAAAGTTATTTAGACATTGGTAAACAAGAAGGTGCAGAAATTTTAGTTGGTGGTAATGTACGTAAAGAATCTGGAGAACTTGAAAATGGATTCTACATTGAGCCAACAATCTTTAAAGGCACGCAAGACATGAGAATATTCCAAGAAGAAATATTTGGACCTGTATTATCATTAGCTACTTTTAAAAATGATGAAGAAGCATTAGAAATGGCTAACGATACATTATACGGTTTAGGTGCAGGTATTTGGACTAGAAATCAAAACAGAGCATATCGATTCGGTAGAGGTATCCAAGCAGGTCGTGTATGGGTAAATAACTACCATACTTATCCAGCGCACTCTGCATTTGGCGGTTACAAAATGAGTGGTATTGGTCGTGAGAATCATAAGATGATGTTAGATCATTATCAACAAACTAAGAACTTACTAATAAGTTATGACGAAAAACCAGCAGGATTGTTCTAA
- the cydC gene encoding thiol reductant ABC exporter subunit CydC, producing the protein MKKLTIKFDKDFYLSILIGVIGMLTALGMFALSGYMISKSALGTPLYALMILIVSIKLFGFVRAITRYFERLYSHRSTFTMLRDIRLELFNHLIDIVPNVFRRYRSSDLLTQMVNNVERLQNILLRVYYPPIVIIITTIITVLVMLNWNIYVGIVIGVSMLLSVLIIPYLSTKRANMLAEQVQKSEEDYVAEYYDFENGRSELNRFQRYEHFKEKVLNKQNHYEQKKYKEQKFLSTYDFLLNLSAMVSIWCITILCIWQIQDGALNAVYFASVLMISITLFEQAIPMTNVAFYRADTKRSMKSIEDVINQDFDATHEKNVQSDAFIEVSDLNFKYDFQERQTLKNINFEINKGDHVAIIGPSGSGKTTLLNLLMGLYSSEQGYITYKGKQLSQIQHEKYVDEINTMLQHNHYFEGTIRENLLIEAEDKDMQEALRSVNLEHLKLDDTLTENAANISGGERQRLSIARLLLRKSKTWMLDEPTSALDEDNEKLIMNTLLNKDDTIMIVTHNLKYLEAFDHIIVMNEGEILEQGRYEDLFEEKGYLYEVVQYNEQVKKESD; encoded by the coding sequence ATGAAGAAATTAACGATAAAATTTGATAAAGACTTCTATTTATCTATATTAATAGGCGTTATTGGTATGTTGACCGCTTTAGGTATGTTTGCACTAAGTGGTTATATGATTTCTAAAAGTGCACTCGGTACACCTTTATACGCTTTAATGATTCTAATTGTTTCTATTAAATTGTTTGGTTTTGTAAGAGCGATAACGAGATATTTTGAAAGATTATATTCACATCGTTCTACATTTACAATGTTAAGAGATATACGACTTGAATTATTTAATCATTTAATCGATATCGTACCAAATGTATTTAGAAGATATCGTTCGAGTGATTTGTTAACTCAAATGGTTAACAATGTAGAAAGACTACAAAACATCTTACTAAGAGTTTATTATCCACCAATTGTTATCATTATTACGACGATAATTACAGTACTTGTTATGTTAAATTGGAACATTTATGTAGGCATTGTAATAGGTGTCTCAATGCTTTTATCCGTATTAATCATTCCATATTTATCAACTAAAAGAGCGAACATGCTAGCTGAACAAGTTCAGAAAAGCGAAGAAGATTATGTAGCAGAATACTATGATTTTGAAAATGGGCGTTCAGAATTAAATCGATTTCAACGATACGAACATTTTAAAGAAAAAGTATTAAACAAACAAAATCATTACGAGCAGAAAAAATATAAAGAACAGAAATTTTTAAGCACGTATGACTTTTTACTGAATTTATCAGCTATGGTGAGTATATGGTGTATTACGATATTATGTATTTGGCAAATTCAAGACGGCGCACTTAACGCTGTATACTTTGCAAGTGTATTAATGATTTCAATCACGTTGTTTGAGCAAGCTATTCCAATGACGAACGTAGCATTTTATAGAGCAGATACGAAAAGAAGTATGAAAAGTATTGAAGATGTGATTAATCAAGATTTTGATGCAACTCATGAAAAAAATGTACAAAGCGATGCATTTATTGAAGTGAGCGACTTGAATTTTAAATATGATTTTCAAGAACGACAAACGCTGAAAAATATAAACTTTGAAATAAACAAAGGTGACCATGTCGCAATTATTGGTCCATCAGGTTCAGGGAAAACGACGTTGCTTAACTTGTTGATGGGACTTTATAGTTCTGAGCAAGGTTATATAACATATAAAGGTAAGCAATTGTCTCAAATTCAACACGAAAAATATGTAGACGAAATCAATACGATGTTACAACATAATCATTATTTTGAAGGTACAATTAGAGAGAATTTATTAATCGAAGCAGAAGATAAAGATATGCAAGAAGCATTACGAAGTGTGAATTTAGAACATTTAAAATTAGACGATACACTAACTGAAAATGCGGCTAATATTTCAGGTGGGGAAAGACAACGATTATCTATAGCTAGATTGCTATTAAGAAAATCAAAAACGTGGATGTTAGACGAACCAACGTCGGCGCTAGATGAAGACAACGAAAAACTCATTATGAACACGCTTTTAAATAAAGACGATACAATTATGATTGTTACACATAATTTGAAATATTTAGAAGCATTCGATCATATTATCGTTATGAACGAAGGCGAAATACTAGAACAAGGTCGTTACGAAGATTTATTTGAAGAAAAAGGCTATTTATATGAAGTCGTACAATATAATGAACAGGTGAAAAAAGAGAGTGACTAG
- a CDS encoding ABC transporter ATP-binding protein/permease: MKELTKYSMHYKSFQIFMFLASVLLSLTVVFQNIFLGKIINQMLVVKSGFNQLYLWLAILLVILLLRACFNYSNQLFGQKLSFKVKKDVRQKLINKDTKRSKVTILTEAVEGIHPFYESYLPQVFKSTIIPISIVITLLFIHWPAALIMMITAPFIPLFYIVFGLRTRDKAKDQMQALNYFASEFIDLTKGLVSLKLFNRTDQTVQKIHKSSTSFRDLTMEILKSAFLSGLMLEFISMLGIGIVALEVGLRLIVFHDVSFLAAVITLLLAPEFYNAIKDLGQAFHTGKQSEGYIEIIEDVNKEEQINAQSIEIDEDMNREDIIQFKDVTFSYADREDFSFNHLNLNIKEQAHTAIIGPSGSGKSTLVHLMLNELNPIEGTINYKKSLIIGYLSQRPYIFSATLLENVTMFQNYNESEVRDVLEKVGLIQKTAQLSKGINTMIGDGYEMLSGGEMRRVELARLLLLDPDVVVFDEPTTGLDIKTEQLIVDTVNQFAQEKTVITIAHRKEVLKHANHFIEVNNGKVSVVENPLKGGATK, from the coding sequence GTGAAAGAATTAACAAAGTATAGTATGCACTATAAATCATTCCAAATTTTTATGTTTTTAGCCTCAGTATTACTCAGTTTAACTGTAGTATTTCAAAATATATTTTTAGGAAAAATAATAAATCAAATGCTCGTCGTTAAAAGTGGCTTCAATCAACTTTATCTATGGTTAGCTATATTATTAGTCATTTTACTATTGAGAGCTTGTTTTAATTATTCCAATCAACTATTCGGTCAAAAATTATCTTTTAAAGTGAAAAAAGATGTGAGACAGAAATTAATCAATAAAGATACTAAGCGTTCTAAAGTTACAATTTTAACTGAAGCGGTTGAGGGTATACATCCATTTTATGAATCTTATTTGCCTCAAGTCTTCAAATCAACTATTATTCCAATTTCAATTGTGATTACTTTATTATTCATACACTGGCCAGCAGCACTTATCATGATGATAACAGCGCCATTTATTCCGTTGTTCTATATTGTCTTTGGTTTAAGAACGCGTGATAAAGCTAAAGATCAAATGCAAGCTCTGAATTATTTTGCGAGTGAATTCATCGATTTAACAAAAGGGCTCGTTTCATTGAAATTATTTAATAGAACAGATCAAACCGTTCAAAAAATTCATAAATCAAGTACATCATTTAGAGATTTAACAATGGAAATACTTAAAAGTGCATTTCTTTCTGGACTCATGCTAGAATTCATTTCGATGTTAGGTATCGGAATTGTTGCTTTAGAAGTAGGGTTAAGACTGATTGTATTCCATGATGTTTCATTTTTAGCAGCGGTTATTACATTACTATTAGCACCAGAATTTTATAATGCGATTAAAGATTTAGGACAAGCTTTTCACACTGGGAAACAAAGTGAAGGCTATATCGAAATCATTGAAGACGTAAATAAAGAAGAACAAATCAATGCTCAGTCTATCGAAATTGATGAAGATATGAATCGTGAAGATATCATTCAATTTAAAGACGTAACGTTCTCTTATGCTGATCGTGAAGATTTTTCATTTAATCATTTAAATTTAAACATTAAAGAACAAGCACATACAGCAATAATCGGTCCAAGTGGTTCAGGTAAATCAACGCTCGTTCATTTAATGCTTAATGAACTTAATCCCATTGAAGGTACCATTAATTATAAAAAATCATTAATAATAGGTTACTTATCCCAAAGACCGTACATTTTTAGTGCGACTTTATTAGAAAATGTCACGATGTTCCAAAACTATAATGAAAGTGAAGTACGCGATGTTTTAGAAAAAGTCGGTCTTATTCAAAAAACAGCTCAATTATCAAAAGGTATTAACACGATGATTGGTGATGGTTATGAAATGCTTTCAGGTGGGGAAATGAGAAGAGTAGAATTGGCTAGACTGTTACTGCTTGATCCAGATGTTGTCGTTTTTGATGAGCCAACAACTGGTCTAGACATTAAAACTGAACAACTTATTGTAGATACAGTAAATCAATTCGCACAAGAAAAAACAGTGATTACGATAGCACATAGAAAAGAAGTGCTTAAACACGCTAACCATTTCATTGAAGTAAATAATGGTAAAGTCAGTGTTGTCGAAAATCCACTTAAAGGTGGTGCAACAAAATGA
- a CDS encoding YaiI/YqxD family protein translates to MKRIIIDGDACPVTDDVIRITEHTGISVLIIRSVNHFSLTEYPDYVSTIYVDHGVDSADFRIVKLTTHDDIVVTQDYGLASLLLSKARHVIHHKGYEYTSFNIEQLLTQRHISAQVRQQGGRTKGPKKLTAEDHKVFSDFLLELLRNERK, encoded by the coding sequence ATTAAACGCATTATTATAGATGGAGATGCCTGTCCAGTTACAGATGATGTCATTCGTATAACTGAACATACAGGCATCTCTGTTCTTATTATTAGGAGTGTTAATCACTTTTCATTAACTGAATATCCAGATTATGTGTCTACGATTTATGTTGATCACGGTGTAGATAGTGCAGACTTTAGAATAGTAAAACTTACAACCCACGATGATATCGTTGTAACGCAAGACTACGGTTTAGCCAGCCTTTTGCTGAGTAAAGCAAGACACGTCATTCACCATAAAGGGTATGAATATACTTCATTCAATATTGAACAATTACTAACCCAAAGACATATATCAGCACAAGTTAGACAACAAGGTGGCAGAACTAAAGGACCGAAGAAATTAACAGCCGAAGACCATAAAGTCTTTTCCGACTTTTTATTAGAACTGTTGAGAAATGAAAGGAAGTAA
- a CDS encoding DNA-binding protein, whose protein sequence is MKSYILIIIALIAVLAIVMVGCSNGAEEKKGKDGKIVLSPKSKDIKGKVLFDSAHGQTAGSADWVVDGGFSDFADELTKENYEVTDLGFNQLLDYDKMKDYQLVVIPEANNPLKKSEQDAIEKYVKSGGSILMISDHYNADRNFNRYDASEVMNGYRRGAFDDPTKGMSQEESSSEKMQNVESRDFLNDLFGLRFRYNALGNIKVDNLASEEDSFGITKGVKAVSMHAGSTIAITDPNKAKGIAFVPNLSKDDAWSHAVDQGVYNGGGKDEGPYIAISKASKGKGAFIGDSSMVEDKSPKYKREDNGETKKTYDGFKEEDNKKMVMQIVDWLNKHEDDNDLTSMNVKLDKKTPLLNFEQPENSEEVEHEPWGTPKRGYKWYDASTYASGSYGATDEKRSKSRENNDSGTSTNNNSNANSNRSTNNNNNGNSINNSQDTFEMPSSVQKHEKFEITVHVDASKLVNRKFQLSIKNKDGREVGMFDGQAPGVSQSVNPKIKNNKTDWYFKTKIASEAENEVNVEVISGGHTIAQSTLEVE, encoded by the coding sequence ATGAAATCGTACATATTAATTATCATAGCGTTAATCGCTGTACTAGCAATTGTTATGGTTGGTTGTTCTAACGGAGCAGAAGAGAAAAAAGGGAAAGACGGTAAAATTGTACTGTCTCCTAAAAGTAAAGATATAAAAGGAAAAGTATTATTTGATAGTGCACATGGTCAAACAGCAGGAAGTGCTGATTGGGTCGTAGATGGTGGTTTTTCAGATTTTGCTGACGAACTGACTAAAGAAAACTATGAAGTGACGGATTTAGGTTTTAATCAATTATTAGATTATGACAAGATGAAAGATTATCAACTCGTTGTCATTCCTGAAGCTAACAATCCTCTTAAGAAAAGTGAACAAGATGCTATAGAGAAATACGTGAAATCAGGCGGCAGTATTTTAATGATAAGTGACCACTATAATGCAGATAGAAACTTTAACCGATATGATGCATCAGAAGTTATGAATGGATATCGTAGAGGTGCTTTTGATGATCCAACTAAAGGTATGTCTCAAGAGGAAAGTTCATCTGAAAAAATGCAAAATGTCGAAAGTAGAGACTTTTTAAACGATTTATTCGGTCTACGCTTTAGATACAATGCACTAGGAAACATTAAAGTAGATAACTTAGCATCTGAAGAAGATAGCTTTGGCATTACAAAAGGTGTTAAAGCCGTTTCGATGCATGCAGGTTCTACCATTGCGATTACGGATCCAAACAAAGCAAAAGGGATTGCTTTCGTTCCGAATTTATCAAAAGATGATGCATGGAGTCATGCTGTAGACCAAGGTGTTTATAACGGTGGAGGCAAAGATGAAGGACCGTATATTGCGATAAGTAAAGCAAGCAAAGGAAAAGGTGCGTTCATAGGAGACTCATCAATGGTAGAAGACAAATCTCCGAAATATAAACGAGAAGATAACGGTGAAACTAAGAAAACGTACGATGGCTTTAAAGAAGAAGACAATAAAAAAATGGTCATGCAAATTGTAGATTGGCTAAATAAACATGAAGATGATAACGACTTAACTTCAATGAATGTAAAATTAGACAAGAAGACACCACTTCTAAACTTTGAACAACCAGAAAACAGTGAAGAAGTTGAACACGAACCATGGGGAACACCAAAACGCGGATATAAATGGTACGACGCATCAACATACGCATCAGGAAGCTATGGCGCTACAGACGAAAAACGTAGTAAATCCCGAGAAAACAACGATAGCGGAACATCAACTAACAACAATAGTAATGCTAATAGCAATAGATCAACTAACAACAATAACAACGGCAACTCAATAAATAACAGTCAAGATACATTCGAAATGCCAAGTTCTGTACAAAAACACGAAAAATTTGAAATTACAGTACACGTAGACGCATCAAAATTAGTAAACCGAAAATTCCAATTGTCCATAAAAAACAAAGACGGTAGAGAAGTAGGCATGTTTGACGGACAAGCACCAGGCGTGTCACAATCTGTGAATCCTAAAATTAAAAACAACAAAACAGACTGGTACTTTAAAACAAAAATAGCAAGCGAAGCAGAAAATGAAGTAAACGTAGAAGTCATTTCAGGCGGACACACAATCGCACAGAGCACATTGGAAGTAGAGTAG
- a CDS encoding DUF5068 domain-containing protein: protein MKKALLLMVSTSIILAACGNDDEQKNLEQEIKSLEQTSKDYQKDKKSLEKENEKLKDSIKDKESKLKELKKETGSDTESDSSSDSTKSKDDKEKETSSKQGEDSKKTFPNTIRTSTNGDVKLVHDINDKHFQFEDSGMKVNINHLQIFQVNNMPEGQVLLFNGAQDGYVVIYEVTTENTTNEKLYYDNSASIKDRGKNQRSDYASFIPDDHNEQYMKKSKEKTDEYQPGEKTKSLKSIPISTEVYQSLKANKATFNIHGGVSKTSTFDGASNKVKSFKLDL from the coding sequence ATGAAGAAAGCACTTTTACTGATGGTGAGCACATCTATCATTTTAGCTGCATGTGGCAATGATGATGAACAAAAAAATTTAGAACAAGAAATTAAATCATTAGAACAAACCTCTAAAGATTATCAAAAAGATAAAAAATCATTAGAAAAAGAAAATGAAAAATTAAAAGATAGTATTAAGGACAAAGAATCTAAACTAAAAGAACTTAAAAAAGAAACGGGTAGCGATACTGAGTCAGATTCTAGTTCCGATTCAACTAAGTCGAAAGACGACAAAGAAAAGGAAACTTCAAGTAAACAAGGTGAAGATTCAAAAAAGACCTTTCCTAATACAATTCGCACATCTACAAATGGTGATGTGAAGCTAGTACACGATATAAATGACAAACATTTTCAATTTGAAGACAGTGGTATGAAAGTTAATATTAATCATCTACAAATTTTTCAAGTGAATAACATGCCTGAAGGTCAAGTGCTTTTGTTTAATGGCGCTCAAGATGGTTATGTTGTCATCTATGAAGTAACAACGGAAAATACAACAAATGAAAAATTGTATTATGATAATTCAGCATCAATTAAAGATAGAGGTAAAAATCAACGTTCTGATTACGCCTCATTTATCCCGGATGATCATAATGAACAATATATGAAAAAATCTAAAGAAAAAACAGATGAATATCAACCCGGTGAGAAAACAAAAAGTTTAAAATCTATACCAATATCCACTGAAGTTTATCAATCATTAAAAGCAAATAAAGCCACATTCAATATTCATGGTGGCGTGAGTAAGACATCAACTTTTGATGGTGCGTCAAATAAAGTTAAATCGTTTAAACTGGATTTATAG
- a CDS encoding DUF523 domain-containing protein encodes MIVISACLVGEKVRYDGNHKLDTYFKSLIDQNKAISVCPEILGGLQVPREPAEIVDGDGYDVWNDLAKVITVSGQDVTHQFKEGAKRTLSIIKDLNASTVILKSDSPSCGSALIYDGTFTGNKKEGIGVTTALLELNNISVYDEKSYLTTFDNLEA; translated from the coding sequence ATGATCGTGATTAGTGCATGTTTAGTGGGCGAGAAGGTAAGATACGATGGAAATCATAAATTAGATACTTATTTCAAAAGTTTGATTGATCAAAACAAAGCAATCAGTGTGTGTCCAGAAATTTTGGGCGGTCTCCAAGTTCCAAGAGAGCCAGCAGAAATTGTTGATGGGGATGGATATGATGTATGGAATGACTTAGCGAAAGTTATTACCGTATCCGGTCAAGATGTTACACATCAATTTAAAGAAGGTGCGAAACGTACTTTATCCATCATAAAAGATTTAAATGCTTCAACTGTTATTTTAAAAAGCGATAGCCCTTCATGTGGTAGCGCGCTTATTTATGATGGCACATTTACTGGCAACAAAAAAGAAGGCATCGGTGTGACGACAGCCCTCTTAGAATTAAATAATATAAGTGTATATGATGAAAAATCATATTTAACTACTTTTGATAATCTCGAAGCTTAA
- a CDS encoding DUF779 domain-containing protein — protein MTVQEQVTATKRAKSLIRDLKKTHGENLVFHQSGGCCDGSSPMLFVEGTLIIGDVDIKLGEIEGVPFYMNKKQYEYWKHTNLELDVVDGKGGMFSIEGPTGKRFHIRSSVRS, from the coding sequence ATGACTGTACAGGAACAAGTTACTGCTACAAAAAGAGCCAAATCACTCATTAGAGATTTGAAAAAGACACACGGTGAGAATCTTGTTTTCCATCAATCAGGTGGTTGTTGTGATGGTAGCTCTCCTATGCTTTTCGTGGAAGGTACGTTAATCATTGGAGATGTAGATATAAAACTCGGTGAAATTGAAGGTGTGCCATTCTATATGAATAAAAAGCAATATGAATATTGGAAACATACGAATTTAGAATTAGACGTAGTAGATGGAAAGGGCGGTATGTTTAGTATAGAAGGCCCAACTGGAAAAAGATTTCACATAAGAAGTTCAGTAAGATCATAA
- a CDS encoding GNAT family N-acetyltransferase: MSTYIETERLILRDWEEKDIVLFQSMNANPEVRRYFPDLLSYKATEKNIHQMQEIIDQKGIGLFAVELKETKSFIGMVGLNYIPEDSGLRFPEIPFYEIGWRLDKTVWGNGLATEAADAVLNLAKEKGITEVFSFTAEINNPSIKVMKKLGMKHVRNFFHPKVVLNEQLAPHVLYHKIL; encoded by the coding sequence ATGAGTACATACATTGAAACAGAACGATTGATATTAAGAGACTGGGAAGAAAAGGATATTGTATTATTTCAAAGCATGAATGCAAACCCCGAAGTAAGAAGATACTTCCCAGATTTATTGAGTTATAAAGCAACTGAAAAAAATATTCACCAAATGCAAGAAATTATTGATCAAAAAGGCATTGGTTTATTTGCAGTGGAACTAAAAGAAACAAAGAGTTTTATCGGTATGGTCGGTTTAAACTATATTCCAGAAGATAGTGGTCTAAGATTTCCAGAAATCCCTTTTTATGAAATAGGTTGGAGATTGGACAAGACGGTTTGGGGTAATGGACTTGCGACTGAAGCTGCAGATGCTGTATTAAATTTGGCAAAAGAAAAAGGTATTACAGAAGTGTTTAGCTTTACGGCTGAAATCAATAATCCTTCAATAAAAGTGATGAAGAAATTAGGGATGAAACATGTTCGTAATTTTTTCCATCCAAAAGTTGTTTTAAATGAGCAATTGGCACCACATGTTTTATATCATAAGATTTTATAA
- a CDS encoding TIGR00730 family Rossman fold protein gives MKRIAVFCGASKGNDPIYTEQAYALGKYLAENQYELIYGAGSTGMMGAVANGVIDHNGIAIGVMPKFLGEREIAHENLTEYHVVETMHERKQMMSDMADAFIMLPGGAGSLEEFFEIYTWAQIGLHHKPIGAFNINQFFEPMRAMIDHLITTGFVNEDYKHLAVIKDDVNELFKSMQTSQPVKLRDYQK, from the coding sequence ATGAAGAGAATTGCAGTATTTTGTGGAGCGAGTAAGGGTAACGACCCTATTTATACTGAACAAGCATATGCTTTAGGTAAGTATTTGGCAGAGAATCAATATGAATTAATTTATGGCGCTGGTTCAACAGGCATGATGGGCGCAGTTGCAAATGGTGTTATCGATCATAATGGCATTGCAATTGGTGTTATGCCTAAATTTCTTGGAGAACGTGAAATTGCTCATGAAAATTTAACAGAGTATCACGTAGTTGAAACGATGCATGAAAGAAAGCAAATGATGTCAGATATGGCAGATGCTTTTATCATGTTACCTGGTGGAGCTGGTTCTTTAGAGGAATTTTTCGAAATATATACTTGGGCACAAATCGGTTTACATCATAAGCCAATTGGTGCGTTTAATATTAATCAATTTTTCGAACCGATGCGTGCAATGATAGATCATTTAATAACTACAGGTTTTGTGAATGAAGATTACAAACATTTAGCAGTTATAAAAGATGATGTAAATGAACTATTTAAAAGTATGCAAACATCTCAGCCTGTTAAGCTTCGAGATTATCAAAAGTAG